The DNA sequence ATCACCGAACCTAATCGGTATACATGAGGACTCGGTGGAAGTTCGCCCCCCGGTTCTCCCAGAAACCACAACAGGTATCGCGAGTAGTTATCGAACGACATGGTGCCATAATAGGCGGTCCTGTAGGCGTCGAAGAACATCGGCAGAACAACGGCTGCGAGAATGGCCGTCAAGAAGATCGGGGTTAATAGCCTGCGATGCGCGTCCGTCGGATTTTTGCTCCACATAGTCCGGCAACCCCTAGGCGAGCGCTTCAGAGCGGACACCAAAGGTCTGCCTGAATCGGTCAAGCGAGAGGCTGGGACTCTGGGATATGGCGGTCACGGAAAGGCCTCCGTCTTTGGAACTTGTTCGTAATTTTGTATCGCAGCGCTTCCCGATCCCCATGCGCAATTCCGGGTGAACTTGACCCCTTTGGATGATGGCTATGGCACTTTGGATAGTTTCTGGAATAGTTCTTCCGATCCTCGCGCCATTCGCAATGATAGGCCTATGAAATCGGCGCTAGAATCAGTCCGCAGCGGGGCGACTCCCTGCCCCGGGGCCGTCGCGTCCGGGCTCGCGAGCCGGGGTGCTATTCCCTTGACCAATGTGCTGCGGCGGCTTTCCCACGCTTGCGCAGCCTTGTTGTTGATTGGCCCGCTCGCCGCCGAGGCCCGGAACCTTGAGGCTTTTCCCGGTGCGTCGGGTTATGGTCGGTACGCTAAGGGCGGACGAGACGGCGCCATCATCTTCGTCACGAGCCTTGCGGATCGCGGACCGGGAACATTGCGCGCCTGCATTGACGCAGAAGGTCCGCGCACCTGCATATTCCGGGTCGGCGGCATCATCCGCTGGACATCTGAGCGCCCGATAATCCGCAATCCCTATATCACCATCGCGGGACAGACTGCGCCGGGGGGCGGAATCCTGATTACCCATGGTGGCGGCAGGTACGGCGTCACGCCGCTCGTCGCGAAGAACACGCACGATGTCGTCATCCGTCATATCCGGGTAAGACTGGATAACAGGGGCGCTACACGCGCGGTGAACAGCGGGATCATTTTCGAGAATAGCAAGAATGTCATTGTCGATCATGTCAGCGTTTCATGGGCGGAGGACGAAACGATTGGCGGTCAGGGGCAGAATGACAATATAACCATATCCAACTCTATCCTGGCGGAGGGATTGCGCAGGCACGACAAATGCGCGCTTCTGAGCAGCGACCCGCTTGGCAGTCAGAATATGACATTTATCGGGAATATCTGTGCCCATAACGGAGATCGAAATCCAGACGTTAATTTCTTTCCAAAATCCTGTGTAGATGTCGTAAATAATGTAATATATAATGCTCGTTCTGATTTTGTTGAAGTATGGGAGCAACATGGTGGCAGCCCAGTCAATATTGTCGGAAATTATTTCAAATCAGGGCCTAATATGGTGCCAGGCAGATACATTATTGCCCGACAGTCGGTGAAATCGACTGGTCGCGCTCGGATCTATGAAGCAGGCAACCATATCGAAGGTAAGATCGAGCGCGAGCCTCCGCCCTATGTGCGCGAAGCGATGGTCGATACTCCAACCTGTCCGCTTGGGGCGCCGGTCCTTGATGCACGGCAAGCCTTTGGTCGCGCTTTGCAGGAGGCTGGAGCCTTTCCCCGCGACACAGTGGACATGAGGTTGGTGAAAGAGGTGAAGAATGGTACCGGCAGGATCCGCAACGCCCCCGGCATCCTTCCTGAAATTGCCGATGGTACGCCCTATGCGGACTCGGACAAGGACGGGATGTCGGACGAATGGGAGCGAACGAACGGTGCCGACGCCGGAAGGAGCGACGCATGGGCTGATGCCGACCATGATGGTTGGCGGAATCTCGACGAGTTTCTCGACTATGCGCATCGACGTTCGTTGGCGGGTTCGAGTGTCGCAGAGACCGAAGGAAGCGTGACGCGTCCCTGGACTCTGGCGGCATTGGCAGTCGTCCTCATCGCGGCTGTTATCGCCGGTTTCGGTAGCCTCTCGAATACAGGTGCAGTTTCATCATGATGGCATCGTCCTTGCCAACGAGACTTCAGAAGGCCGAGTTTTGGGCGATCCAGGCGGCTGTTTTAATGGCTCCCTTTCCCGCGATCCGTCACTCGACGATTTTCTTCACTGTCAGCGACTATCTGTTTCTCATAGCAATCATCCTTCGCCTGGGTTGCAAGATCCCGATCGCTCCGTTGGGGGCCCTGACTGGCGTATGGTTTGCTGGCTTGGTGGCATTGACAGGGGGGCTGATGGCGAGCAGCCTTGTAAGTGGCGATCCGCTCCGCGGACTGATTGTTGATGCCCAGTATGTGTTCGCATTCATGATCCTGCCTTTCGCCCTGCTCGGACGGACAAATGATCAGGCGTGGCGTCTTGTGAAATGTTTCGTGGTCGCGATGGCGGTCATGAGTGCCATTGGCATCGCATTTTATGCTTCTGGTTATAATGGTGGAACGGCACGTCGCCTCGCAATCGTGACGGGCGGAAACCGCCTCTCTGGCTTCGTCGACAATGCCAATGGTATGGCGGGCTATATCGTCCTCACGCTACCGCTGCTTTGGCTTTTGTGGCAGCAACGGAGCCTGAGTTCCAAGTATGCTCTTATAATATTGATCATCCTTATCACCGCACTTATATTAACCAGTTCAAACACAGGACTTATAGGGCTCGCCGTTGTTACAATAATATTGCTTGGAGGGCGCCGAAATCTTTTTGCGCTATCGTTTGTTGGTGTCCTCGCAACTGTGATAGCGACATGGGGTCAGCCATATCTTCCTCAAGTTTTCAAGGATAGGGTTCTTAACGCAATACTCAATGAAGATATCACGCAGGCTGGAACATACCAGGGGCGGCACGATCTTGCCGTCGAAGCAATGCGCTGGACAGAGGATCATCTTTTTCTCGGAGTCGGGGCAGATCAGTATCGGTTATTGAGCGAATATAATTTGCCGGTTCACAATACCTACCTGCTCTTGTGGGTCGAAGGCGGCTTGGTTGCGATGCTGGGCTTCGTCATTTTGTTGCTATGCATCATCGCCGCTCCCTTGACACAGCGAGGAGGCTCTCCAGCTGGGAGCGTCGCATTGGCCGCATTCGCGACCACAGTGGTCTTCGCGGGGATGGGCATGGGCTATACCCACGTCTATGCACGGTCATTGATCCTCCCGATGCTGCTGGCGATCAGCCCTGCCGTCGCCGCGATCCCGCAATTTAGAAACCGAAGGCGCAATTCATCAGCCAATGCGGAAATGCGTAACAAGATGTCTGCTGCCGCTCTCGGCGTACCGGCTCAACGGCTGAACCATTCGACTGAAGGATGACATGGACTTTACCTAATTGCCGGCAAACACCCCGGACCTGCTCCCCGAACGTTCGCTCATTCTGATACGGGGCCTGCCATTGGAAGAGCAGGTGCAATCAGGAAGGGGCGTTTCGCCCGAGGCCTCGACGCCGGCCAAGGCGCGGCAGAAGGACTGTGGTGTGCGCTGGTCGATCAAATACGACAAGGCTAAGGTCCGCGAGATGCCGACCCGAAGGCGACAAAGCCGGTTGATCTTACCATCCATATGTCCGGCCACCAAAATCGCATCGGCATTGACAACCCCACCGCTTGATCCGTGCCTGGGGCGCCAGCGCAGCCAATGGCAATGATCCTGGGACCTGATCAGGCCCGCCAGTCGCTCCAGATCGAAAATCAGGCCATCAAAATAGCCGAAGATTATACTCCATCAGCCGGCCGCGCCTCTCAACCAGCCGGCCGGGCGAAATCGGAAGGTGCCCGGAGGCGTCCATGTCCCGCCGAACTTGGAAGATGTGTATCTTTCAGGTCATGGAAGATCGCTATTTCAGCTGGCCGGCTGTCTGATTGAACGGATCGGGTCGTATCCCTAAGGTCATCGCATTCGACAAGTAGCACATGCTGCCCAGCGTTACGTAAACGCGTAAATGCTTCCTCGACTGGTCCGGTGATATCAAGAACTGAAAGTTGACGACGGTTCTTGAGATAAATCAAGGTACGGGTAAAATCCGTCTCTTATATGCCTGTCTCTGCGCAGGGGCGACATCGGCTCTGGTGACAGGACATCTCAGCCGGAGCTACTCAGCATGTCTATCGCTATCGCGATTTTTCCCCAATTGGAAAATTGGGCGGGGCAGAGTGACAAGGATGATAAAAATGCAGTTTGGCAGGCCCCTGAGAGCGGTCTTGAGACAGCCTGATGTGGACCTATCACCCCGACCTGCTCGCCCGACCGGTGCCGCGCTACACCAGCTACCCCACCGCGGCCCAGTTCACTGACGCTGTCGGGATTATCGAGATGGCGGAGCGGCTGGACCGGGTGGAGGCGGAAACGCCGCTCTCGCTCTATCTCCACATTCCCTATTGTCATGACATTTGCTGGTATTGCGGCTGCAACACCGGCGCGGCGAACAAGGCGCAACGCTTGTCCGCCTATGTCGAGGCGCTGGAGCGGGAGATTGCGCTGGTGGCGCGGCGGCTTGGCGGGCGGGGGCGGGTGCGGCGCATCGCCTTTGGCGGGGGCAGCCCCAATTCGCTGCCGCTGGTCGACTTCATCCGGCTGCTCCAGCAATTGCTGCTCTGCTTCGACGCGCAGGATGCCCGGATTTCGGTCGAACTGGACCCGCGTCGGCTGGACCGGCAATGGATCGACGCGATGGCGGCCATGGGCGTCGATCGGGTCAATCTGGGCGTGCAGACCTTCACCCCGTTGGTGCAGGCTCGCATCGGCCGCATCCAGCCGCTCGACATGGTGGAACGCGCGGTCGAGGGACTGGCTGCTGTCAATGTCGCTGTCGGTTTCGATCTGATGTACGGCCTTCCGGGCCAGTCTCCGGACGATCTCGTCGCGACGCTCGACGCCAGCATCGCTATGGCGCCGGCGCGGATCGCCCTGTTTGGCTATGCCCATATGCCCCGCCTGCTGCCCCGCCAGGCCCGTATCGACGTCACCGACCTACCGGACCTGCGGACGCGCTTCACCATGGCGGCCGAGGGACATGACCGGCTGGTCGCGGCCGGATATCACGCAATCGGGTTCGATCATTTCGCCAGTCGGGGCGACTCCCTCGCGCGCGCTGCGCAGCAGGGGCGTTTGCGGCGGAACTTTCAGGGCTTCACCGACGATGACGCCGATGTCCTCATCGGCATGGGGGCGAGCGCGATCAGCCAGTTTCCCGACCTCATCATCCAGAACGAGAAGCGCGCTGGCCCGTATCGCGAGCGGATCGCCGTGGGCCAGCTGGCAGCGACGCGCGGGCTCGTCCGCACCGGCGATGACCGGCGCCGGGGGCGGATCATCGAAGCGCTGCTGTGCCAGGGGGAGGCGCATCTGGGCATGGTTCCGCCCGTCGACCTTTCTCGCTTCGAAGCCCTGGGATTGGTTCGGTGCAGCGGAGACCATGTGCGGCTGACGCCGGCCGGACGGCCCTATGCCCGCGCCATCGCCGCCTGCTTCGACGCCTATCTGGAGCCGCAGGAAAAGCGGTTCAGCCATGCGATATAGTCTTGCCCTGTTGGCCTGCCTGAATCTGGCCATCGGCGCCGGACCGGCGGTTGCCGCCAGCCGCCCTATCGCCTTTTGCGGAACCCCGCCGCCCGGCTGGACGCCCCCCGGCCCGCGCAGGCCGGCCCTGCCCGACAGGCCGGGTGGCTACTGCCATGTTGCCGGTTGCGCCGCCAAGAAGGACCGGAGCGGCTGTGCCGGCAGGATCGTGCCGGAACGGGGCGGCCGCTAACCGTCGATCGCTTTTTCCTGCCGCGCGACGACCGCGGTGACGGTCAGATTCGCGCTGGCGCTGGCCACCGTACGCGTCATGTCGAGCAGCCGGTCGAAGGGCAGGACGAAGCCTACCACCAGTGCGGTCTGTTCCGGCGAGACGCCCACGGCAGACAGGACGGCGGCCAGCATGAAGAGTGAAGCGGAAGGGATCGGCGCGGTGCCGAAGGCTGCAAGCGATCCCGTCAGCAGCATGATCGCCAGCATCGCGGGATCGGGATGCACGCCCAGCGCCTGAAGACTGAAGACGCTGAGCAGCCCGACATACATGGCAGTCCCGTCCTTGCCGATGCTGGCGCCGATCGGCAGCACGGTGGAAGCGATCGCCGGTTCGATGCGTAACGTATCCTGCGCCACCCGCAACGCGACCGGCAGGGTCGCGGCCGACGAAGCGGTGGAGAAGGCGACCAGCAACGGGTCGATCGCGGCGCGGAAGAAGCGGCGGATCGACAGGCGCGCGACGAGCGCTATGAGCGGCAGATGGACGATCAGTATCTGCGCGATCACGCCCAGCAGCACGCAGAGCGCCAGCCAGCCGATATTGGCGAAGACGGCAACGCCATTGTCCGCCACCGCCTTGGCGATCAGGGCAAGGACGCCGAAGGGCGTGATTTCCATGACGATGCGGACGAGGTGGAACAGCACGCGACTGGCCGATTGGAGCATGGTCGCCATCGGCCGGCCTTCGTCGCCGGCCAGTATGACGCCGAAGCCCAGCAGCATGGCGAAGAAGATGATTGCCAGCATGTCCCCTTCGGCGAGCGACTGGACGATGTTGACCGGGACGATCCCGACCAGCTGGTCGTGCAACGACTTGGCTTCGCCCAGCGCATGGGGCACCGCCTTGCCCAGCGCAGTGCCCACGCCGGGACCGACCAGAAGACCCAGCGCCATCCCGACCGAAACGGCGCAGATTGTGGTGAGCGCGAACAGAAGCACCGTGCGTCCGCCGACGGATCCCAGGCGGCGCGGATCAGCCAGGGCCGTCACGCCCGAAGCGATCGACACGAAGACGATCGGGACGACCAGCATCCGGATCAACCGGACGAAAATCTCGCCGACAAAGGCGATCCAGGATGCGGCGGCGGGCCAATAGAGGCCCAGCAGGACGCCGACGGCCAGTCCGCCCAGCACGCGCTGCCAGAGCGGGACGGCGAACCAGCGACGGGCGAACGCGGTCATGGGGGTTACAGCCCGCCCCAAAAGCCCGGCTGCGGCGGCAGCAGATAACCGCGATTGCCGGTGACGCCGCCGTCGCGATCGGCCGAGAGCCAAAGCGGCCCGTCGAGATCGACGAAGGCGCTACCCGCCGCGATCGCCCAGGCGGGCGCGATCGAGAGGGAGGAGCAGATCATGCAGCCGGTCATGACGTCCAGGCCACGCACGCGCGCGGCGTCGGCGAGGTGAAGTGCTGCGGTCAGCCCGCCTGCCTTGTCGAGCTTGATGTTCACGACGCGATAGCCATCGGGCAGACCGTCGAGGTCGGCTGCGACATGGACGGATTCGTCCGCGGCGATGGCGATGGCGGACCGGAAACCATCAAGCGCGCCATCCTCATGCGCTGGCAGCGGCTGTTCCAGCAGGTCGACGCGCAAGTCGATCATCAATCCCTGAAGGTCGCTGACCTCCGCGATGGTCCAGCTTTCATTGGGATCGACGATCAGGCGCGGCGCGGGCGCAGCGGCCCGGACCGCGCGAAGCTGGGCGGCGGGATCGTTCCGGTCCACCTTGACCTTGATGAGCGGCACATGGGCCAGTGCTGCGGCCGCCAGTCCCATGGCGTCTGGCGTGTCGAGGCCGACAGTCATGGCGGTCGCGATCGGACGCAGCGGCCTGGGCAGGCTCAATTCGGTGGCGATGTCGCTGCCCGCCAGTTTCAGTTCCAGATCCCAGAGCGCGCAGTCGACCGCGTTGCGCGCTGCGCCCGCCGGCAGGATTTCGAGCAGCCCGCGGCGGCTGACGCCCTTCTCCAGCGCCTCGCGCACCGCCTCGATCTCCGCGATGCTGGTATCGACGCTTTCGCCATAGCGGGGATAGGGCACGCACTCGCCCCGACCGATGGCGCCGTTTTCGGCAAGGGTGACGGTGACCACTTCCGCGGCGGTCTTGACCCCGCGCGAGATGCGGAAGGGGGTGGCGAGGGGGAAGACTTCCCCCAGAGCGGTCAGCGTGCGGCGCATGGGATTCAGGCATTCTCCGTTGCGTGGGCGACTGTCGCGGCAGATGATTCCAGCAGACGGTCCAGGATTGCCTCCACACCCATGCGATAGGGATCGGAACAGGGCAAGCCGAACTCTTGCGCCGTGCGGGCGCACAGCGCAACGGCGTCGGCCTCCTCCATCGCGGAGGTATTGAGCGCGATGCCGACGACGCGGACGTCCGGATTGGTCAGGCGCGCAGTTCGCAGGTTCGCCTCCACGCAATCGGCGAGCGATGGCGGGCTGTAATGCGGCAGGCCGCGCATGGTCCGGCGCAGCGGATCATGGCACATGACCAGCGCATCGGCCTGGGCACCATGGAGCAGCCCGGTCGACA is a window from the Sphingobium sp. V4 genome containing:
- the dgcA gene encoding N-acetyl-D-Glu racemase DgcA, encoding MRRTLTALGEVFPLATPFRISRGVKTAAEVVTVTLAENGAIGRGECVPYPRYGESVDTSIAEIEAVREALEKGVSRRGLLEILPAGAARNAVDCALWDLELKLAGSDIATELSLPRPLRPIATAMTVGLDTPDAMGLAAAALAHVPLIKVKVDRNDPAAQLRAVRAAAPAPRLIVDPNESWTIAEVSDLQGLMIDLRVDLLEQPLPAHEDGALDGFRSAIAIAADESVHVAADLDGLPDGYRVVNIKLDKAGGLTAALHLADAARVRGLDVMTGCMICSSLSIAPAWAIAAGSAFVDLDGPLWLSADRDGGVTGNRGYLLPPQPGFWGGL
- a CDS encoding radical SAM protein — translated: MWTYHPDLLARPVPRYTSYPTAAQFTDAVGIIEMAERLDRVEAETPLSLYLHIPYCHDICWYCGCNTGAANKAQRLSAYVEALEREIALVARRLGGRGRVRRIAFGGGSPNSLPLVDFIRLLQQLLLCFDAQDARISVELDPRRLDRQWIDAMAAMGVDRVNLGVQTFTPLVQARIGRIQPLDMVERAVEGLAAVNVAVGFDLMYGLPGQSPDDLVATLDASIAMAPARIALFGYAHMPRLLPRQARIDVTDLPDLRTRFTMAAEGHDRLVAAGYHAIGFDHFASRGDSLARAAQQGRLRRNFQGFTDDDADVLIGMGASAISQFPDLIIQNEKRAGPYRERIAVGQLAATRGLVRTGDDRRRGRIIEALLCQGEAHLGMVPPVDLSRFEALGLVRCSGDHVRLTPAGRPYARAIAACFDAYLEPQEKRFSHAI
- a CDS encoding O-antigen ligase family protein; this encodes MMASSLPTRLQKAEFWAIQAAVLMAPFPAIRHSTIFFTVSDYLFLIAIILRLGCKIPIAPLGALTGVWFAGLVALTGGLMASSLVSGDPLRGLIVDAQYVFAFMILPFALLGRTNDQAWRLVKCFVVAMAVMSAIGIAFYASGYNGGTARRLAIVTGGNRLSGFVDNANGMAGYIVLTLPLLWLLWQQRSLSSKYALIILIILITALILTSSNTGLIGLAVVTIILLGGRRNLFALSFVGVLATVIATWGQPYLPQVFKDRVLNAILNEDITQAGTYQGRHDLAVEAMRWTEDHLFLGVGADQYRLLSEYNLPVHNTYLLLWVEGGLVAMLGFVILLLCIIAAPLTQRGGSPAGSVALAAFATTVVFAGMGMGYTHVYARSLILPMLLAISPAVAAIPQFRNRRRNSSANAEMRNKMSAAALGVPAQRLNHSTEG
- a CDS encoding dicarboxylate/amino acid:cation symporter, which encodes MTAFARRWFAVPLWQRVLGGLAVGVLLGLYWPAAASWIAFVGEIFVRLIRMLVVPIVFVSIASGVTALADPRRLGSVGGRTVLLFALTTICAVSVGMALGLLVGPGVGTALGKAVPHALGEAKSLHDQLVGIVPVNIVQSLAEGDMLAIIFFAMLLGFGVILAGDEGRPMATMLQSASRVLFHLVRIVMEITPFGVLALIAKAVADNGVAVFANIGWLALCVLLGVIAQILIVHLPLIALVARLSIRRFFRAAIDPLLVAFSTASSAATLPVALRVAQDTLRIEPAIASTVLPIGASIGKDGTAMYVGLLSVFSLQALGVHPDPAMLAIMLLTGSLAAFGTAPIPSASLFMLAAVLSAVGVSPEQTALVVGFVLPFDRLLDMTRTVASASANLTVTAVVARQEKAIDG
- a CDS encoding pectate lyase; translation: MLRRLSHACAALLLIGPLAAEARNLEAFPGASGYGRYAKGGRDGAIIFVTSLADRGPGTLRACIDAEGPRTCIFRVGGIIRWTSERPIIRNPYITIAGQTAPGGGILITHGGGRYGVTPLVAKNTHDVVIRHIRVRLDNRGATRAVNSGIIFENSKNVIVDHVSVSWAEDETIGGQGQNDNITISNSILAEGLRRHDKCALLSSDPLGSQNMTFIGNICAHNGDRNPDVNFFPKSCVDVVNNVIYNARSDFVEVWEQHGGSPVNIVGNYFKSGPNMVPGRYIIARQSVKSTGRARIYEAGNHIEGKIEREPPPYVREAMVDTPTCPLGAPVLDARQAFGRALQEAGAFPRDTVDMRLVKEVKNGTGRIRNAPGILPEIADGTPYADSDKDGMSDEWERTNGADAGRSDAWADADHDGWRNLDEFLDYAHRRSLAGSSVAETEGSVTRPWTLAALAVVLIAAVIAGFGSLSNTGAVSS